A region of Chiloscyllium plagiosum isolate BGI_BamShark_2017 chromosome 37, ASM401019v2, whole genome shotgun sequence DNA encodes the following proteins:
- the LOC122541426 gene encoding FK506-binding protein-like, with amino-acid sequence MAVSQLNETLAATSLSDRPENAPTEEQTNPEPFTWTCPDGSFVKKILQRGSGLDKPKEGSKCRVCVDVEPSSSFDAGTHFQNGINQSVELILGETDTQFVELIEKCVETMLLGEQCELIPAPDLMKTFTDCREGMRMVVKLEEFTLQQDSWEIGFEEKWQMAMHHKAKATEHFKSGNLFGAALRYAKSLKLLVTVKYDVPLEKTKEYVQARKALYSNLAACQIKQKQYRNVIHNCSKALEIEPDSVKCLYRRGQAYASINEFDKAKRDLKRVLKLEPANSAAAAQLRVLIEQIKAQNEKMGKAMSKLFT; translated from the coding sequence ATGGCAGTAAGCCAATTGAATGAGACTTTGGCAGCCACTTCTCTCAGTGATAGACCAGAAAATGCTCCCACCGAAGAACAGACTAATCCTGAACCCTTCACTTGGACATGCCCAGATGGTTCCTTCGTGAAGAAAATTCTGCAGAGAGGTAGTGGTCTCGATAAACCCAAAGAAGGTTCAAAGTGTCGTGTTTGTGTGGACGTGGAACCCTCCAGCAGTTTTGATGCAGGGACCCATTTCCAAAACGGGATCAATCAGTCAGTTGAGCTAATTCTTGGTGAGACTGATACACAGTTTGTAGAATTAATCGAGAAATGTGTTGAGACGATGCTTTTGGGAGAGCAATGTGAGCTAATCCCTGCTCCAGACTTGATGAAAACATTCACAGATTGCAGAGAAGGAATGAGAATGGTTGTGAAGCTGGAGGAGTTCACCCTCCAGCAGGACTCCTGGGAAattggatttgaggaaaaatggcagatggctaTGCATCACAAAGCTAAAGCCACTGAGCATTTTAAAAGTGGGAATCTTTTTGGAGCTGCACTACGTTATGCAAAATCCCTGAAGCTGCTGGTGACTGTGAAATATGATGTGCCTCTTGAGAAAACCAAGGAGTATGTCCAGGCCAGAAAGGCCTTGTATTCAAATCTGGCAGCCTGCCAGATAAAACAGAAGCAGTACAGAAATGTCATCCACAACTGCTCAAAGGCACTGGAGATTGAGCCAGACTCTGTGAAATGCCTGTACCGAAGGGGTCAGGCCTATGCCTCcattaatgagtttgacaaaGCCAAACGTGATTTGAAGCGAGTACTGAAATTGGAACCAGCAAACTCTGCTGCTGCAGCGCAACTTCGAGTTCTTATTGAACAGATCAAGGCACAAAATGAAAAAATGGGCAAAGCAATGAGTAAGCTGTTCACCTGA